The following proteins are co-located in the Candidatus Dormiibacterota bacterium genome:
- the panC gene encoding pantoate--beta-alanine ligase, translating into MTQPRALREAVAKLPRPLGFVPTMGSLHAGHLALLARARAASACVAASVFVNPLQFRAGEDFERYPRDLAGDRSALEGAGVELLFAPDADAMYPTGFSTAIDPGSVGEAFEGAIRPDHFRGVATVVVKLLDLVTPDVLYVGQKDAQQTAVLRRVVRDLNVPVEIEIVETVRESDGLALSSRNAYLSGQERTAAPTLYRSLRELLAVLERGASKAEAIAVARSALAPAASLDYYDLVDADTFEPLERLRPPAFVLGAARFGSTRLIDNLWVRG; encoded by the coding sequence ATCACGCAGCCCCGCGCGCTGCGCGAAGCCGTCGCCAAGCTCCCGCGCCCGCTTGGATTCGTTCCAACCATGGGATCGCTGCATGCCGGTCATCTTGCGCTTCTGGCACGTGCGCGCGCGGCAAGCGCGTGCGTTGCAGCCTCCGTTTTTGTCAACCCGCTGCAGTTTCGCGCCGGTGAAGACTTCGAGCGGTATCCGCGCGATCTCGCCGGCGACCGCTCGGCGCTGGAAGGCGCCGGCGTCGAGCTGCTCTTCGCACCCGACGCGGACGCGATGTATCCCACCGGTTTTTCGACGGCGATCGATCCGGGTTCGGTCGGCGAGGCCTTCGAGGGCGCGATTCGCCCAGACCACTTTCGTGGCGTCGCAACCGTCGTGGTGAAGCTGCTCGATCTCGTGACGCCCGACGTGCTCTACGTCGGGCAGAAGGACGCGCAGCAGACCGCGGTGCTGCGGCGCGTCGTGCGCGACTTGAACGTGCCGGTGGAGATCGAGATCGTCGAAACCGTACGCGAGAGCGATGGGCTCGCGCTTTCGAGCCGCAACGCGTATCTGAGCGGTCAGGAGCGTACGGCTGCTCCGACGCTGTACCGTTCGTTGCGCGAGCTTTTGGCGGTGCTCGAGCGCGGCGCGAGCAAGGCTGAGGCAATCGCCGTCGCGCGCAGCGCGCTCGCACCCGCGGCATCGCTCGACTACTACGATCTGGTGGACGCCGACACGTTCGAGCCGCTCGAAAGGCTGCGGCCGCCAGCGTTCGTGCTCGGCGCTGCGCGCTTCGGCAGCACGCGCCTCATCGACAATCTCTGGGTACGCGGATGA